A portion of the Candidatus Poseidoniia archaeon genome contains these proteins:
- the acs gene encoding acetate--CoA ligase produces the protein MQVFPPSKAASEQAHISSLAEYQQLYDRSVADPEGFWAGEAERISWSRKWDRVRDCDYRTARIAWFEGGKLNACYNCVDRHVEAGHGDAIAIIWEGNDPDESQSFTYAELHTEVQKAANALKALGVGKGDRVCIYLQMVPELAIAMLACTRIGAVHSIVFGAFSADSLVSRINDSECKLIITQDTGVRGSKADISMKANADTAIAQTPSVEHMLVVRRTGGTVVMESGRDVWWHDALGAAGAECPPAEMDAEAPLFILYTSGSTGKPKGVLHTTGGYLVYVATTHHYIFDYRPGDVYWCTADIGWVTGHSYIIYGPLANRAVTLMFEGVPNFPDFGRFWQVVAKHRVNIFYTAPTALRALMKEGDAWPQQHDRSSLRLLGTVGEPIKEPEWNWYRETIGEGHCPIVDTWWQTETGGILITPLPGATPTKPGSATLPFFGVQPALVDDDGNLLEGNNVAGNLCIAESWPGQMRTIYGDAERFFETYFARFPGKYFSGDGCRRDEDGYYWITGRVDDVIIVSGHNLGTAEIEGAIGGHPAVAEAAVVGYPHDIKGQGIYAFVTLRTGQTPTDTTQVEIVKQVRADIGPHAAPGKIQFTDGLPKTRSGKIMRRILRSIASGDVSDLGDTSTLADPAVVESLVAGRV, from the coding sequence GTGCAAGTATTCCCCCCGTCGAAGGCAGCATCGGAACAGGCACACATTTCGAGCCTTGCGGAATATCAGCAGCTCTACGACCGCTCGGTCGCCGACCCCGAAGGATTCTGGGCCGGGGAAGCGGAGCGCATCAGCTGGTCGCGCAAGTGGGACCGCGTACGCGACTGCGACTACCGCACGGCCAGAATCGCATGGTTCGAGGGCGGGAAGCTCAACGCCTGCTACAACTGCGTCGACCGCCACGTCGAGGCGGGGCACGGCGACGCGATCGCCATCATCTGGGAGGGCAACGACCCCGACGAGAGCCAAAGCTTCACCTACGCGGAACTGCACACCGAAGTGCAGAAGGCCGCCAATGCGCTGAAGGCGCTCGGCGTCGGCAAGGGCGACCGCGTCTGCATCTACCTGCAGATGGTCCCGGAACTGGCGATTGCGATGCTGGCGTGCACGCGGATTGGTGCGGTGCATTCCATCGTCTTCGGCGCGTTCTCGGCCGACAGCCTGGTCTCGCGCATCAACGATTCCGAGTGCAAGCTGATTATCACGCAGGACACCGGCGTGCGCGGTTCCAAGGCCGATATCTCGATGAAGGCAAACGCCGACACGGCGATTGCGCAGACGCCGAGCGTCGAGCACATGCTGGTGGTGCGGCGCACCGGCGGCACAGTCGTCATGGAGTCGGGGCGCGACGTCTGGTGGCACGACGCACTCGGCGCCGCCGGCGCCGAGTGCCCGCCAGCGGAGATGGACGCCGAGGCCCCGCTGTTCATTCTCTATACTTCCGGCAGCACTGGTAAGCCGAAGGGGGTGCTGCACACCACCGGCGGCTATCTCGTCTACGTCGCGACGACACACCACTACATCTTCGACTACCGCCCGGGCGACGTCTACTGGTGCACCGCCGACATCGGCTGGGTTACCGGCCACTCCTACATTATTTACGGGCCGCTCGCCAACCGCGCCGTGACGCTGATGTTCGAAGGCGTTCCAAATTTCCCGGACTTCGGCCGCTTCTGGCAAGTGGTCGCCAAGCATCGCGTCAACATATTCTACACCGCACCGACCGCGCTGCGCGCGCTGATGAAGGAGGGCGACGCGTGGCCGCAGCAGCACGACCGCTCGAGCCTGCGGCTGCTCGGCACCGTCGGCGAGCCCATCAAGGAGCCGGAGTGGAACTGGTATCGCGAAACCATTGGCGAAGGGCACTGCCCCATCGTCGACACCTGGTGGCAGACCGAGACCGGCGGCATCCTGATTACGCCGCTGCCGGGCGCCACTCCCACGAAACCCGGCAGCGCCACGCTACCGTTCTTCGGCGTACAGCCGGCGCTGGTCGACGACGACGGCAACCTGCTCGAGGGCAACAACGTCGCCGGCAATCTCTGCATCGCGGAGTCGTGGCCGGGGCAGATGCGTACCATCTACGGCGACGCGGAGCGATTTTTCGAAACCTATTTCGCGCGGTTCCCCGGCAAGTACTTTTCGGGCGACGGCTGCCGCCGCGACGAGGACGGCTACTACTGGATTACCGGCCGCGTCGACGACGTAATCATCGTCAGTGGCCACAACCTTGGCACGGCCGAAATCGAGGGCGCCATCGGCGGCCACCCGGCGGTCGCCGAGGCGGCCGTCGTCGGCTATCCGCACGACATCAAGGGCCAGGGCATCTACGCCTTCGTGACGCTGCGCACCGGGCAGACGCCCACCGATACGACGCAGGTGGAAATCGTGAAGCAAGTGCGCGCCGATATCGGGCCACACGCGGCGCCCGGAAAAATCCAGTTCACCGACGGACTGCCGAAGACGCGCAGCGGCAAGATTATGCGCCGCATCCTGCGCAGCATCGCCAGCGGCGACGTGAGCGACCTGGGCGATACCAGCACGCTGGCAGACCCGGCAGTCGTTGAGAGCCTGGTCGCGGGGCGGGTTTAG
- a CDS encoding class II fumarate hydratase: protein MGEMEVPADALWGASTQRAVLNFPVSGLRMGRSFIRALGCIKVAAARANRQLGLLDSGIAEAVEQVALAVAEGEHDAHFPVDVFQTGSGTSSNMNANEVIARLASESLGSKVHPNDHVNLGQSSNDVVPTALHVAALLELHGQLLPALLALQAALEAKAQEFHDVIKTGRTHLMDATPIRLGQEFQGYAGLVERALDRLLVAQDELAPLALGGTAVGTGVNTHPEFAGLACEELSQLVGIDVHETDNHFLAQSSLDGVLALGGALRCLAVALQKVANDIRWLGSGPRCGLAELRLPSVQPGSSIMPGKVNPVIPEAVIQASAQAIACDTALLHAAQGGYLELNTMLPLAAHNLLQAIQLLAASATIFGEKCIAGLEATGRGPELLQSGLMLATALAPAVGYEQAAKIAKAAHASGRTVLEEALELTDLSEQELRELLDPAGMVAPAG from the coding sequence ATGGGCGAGATGGAGGTACCGGCCGACGCCCTGTGGGGGGCTTCGACGCAACGCGCGGTGCTGAACTTCCCGGTCAGTGGCCTGCGCATGGGCCGCAGCTTCATCCGCGCGCTGGGCTGCATCAAGGTCGCCGCCGCGCGCGCCAACCGGCAGCTGGGGCTGCTCGACAGCGGGATTGCGGAAGCGGTCGAGCAGGTGGCGCTGGCCGTGGCTGAGGGGGAGCACGACGCGCATTTCCCGGTCGACGTTTTCCAGACCGGGTCGGGGACGTCGAGCAACATGAACGCTAACGAGGTCATCGCGCGGCTGGCGAGCGAGTCGCTCGGCAGCAAGGTGCACCCCAACGATCACGTTAATCTGGGGCAGAGTTCCAACGATGTCGTCCCGACCGCGCTGCACGTCGCTGCGCTCCTTGAGCTGCACGGCCAGTTGCTGCCAGCGCTGCTGGCGCTGCAGGCGGCGCTCGAAGCCAAGGCGCAGGAGTTCCACGACGTCATCAAGACCGGCCGCACCCACTTGATGGACGCCACCCCCATCCGGCTGGGGCAGGAATTCCAGGGCTACGCGGGGCTCGTCGAGCGGGCGCTCGACCGACTGCTGGTGGCGCAGGATGAGCTGGCGCCGCTGGCGCTGGGCGGCACAGCGGTCGGCACCGGCGTCAACACCCACCCCGAGTTTGCCGGGCTGGCGTGCGAAGAGCTCTCGCAACTGGTCGGAATAGATGTCCATGAAACCGACAACCACTTCCTGGCGCAGTCGTCGCTCGACGGGGTACTGGCGCTGGGCGGCGCGCTGCGCTGCCTGGCGGTGGCTTTGCAGAAGGTCGCCAATGACATCCGCTGGCTCGGCTCGGGGCCGCGCTGCGGGCTGGCCGAACTCAGGCTGCCGTCGGTGCAGCCCGGCTCGTCCATCATGCCGGGCAAGGTCAACCCCGTGATTCCCGAAGCGGTCATCCAGGCGTCCGCGCAGGCGATTGCGTGCGACACCGCGCTGCTGCACGCGGCGCAGGGCGGCTACCTCGAGCTGAACACGATGCTGCCGCTCGCCGCCCACAACCTGCTACAGGCAATCCAGCTGCTCGCCGCTTCCGCGACCATCTTCGGCGAGAAGTGCATCGCCGGGCTGGAAGCGACCGGCCGCGGTCCCGAGCTGCTCCAGTCGGGGCTGATGCTCGCCACGGCGCTCGCCCCCGCGGTCGGCTACGAGCAGGCCGCCAAGATTGCCAAGGCGGCGCACGCGTCCGGGCGCACCGTGCTGGAAGAAGCGCTGGAGCTCACCGACCTGTCCGAGCAGGAGCTGCGCGAACTGCTCGACCCGGCAGGAATGGTCGCGCCGGCGGGCTAA
- a CDS encoding inositol monophosphatase family protein, which produces MEVAAAAAQAGAEAIRAGFGRPQQVEMKGPVDLVTETDRAAEAVMVALLERERPQDGIHAEEGTQRDGRAGDRTWVVDPIDGTTNFAHAVPHCCSTLALLEGGEVTAGAIANPFTDELCIAARGEGAWLESGGKRRRLAVTANAEFVNGLFATGFPYDRDGADYRLVSSVWDKLCRVSRATRRTGSAALDIAYVGAGRYDGYVVSGAKVWDIAAGIILVTEAGGRVSDLTGEPWTPDSVGCVASNGVLHDALLALVSE; this is translated from the coding sequence ATGGAGGTTGCCGCCGCCGCCGCGCAAGCCGGCGCGGAGGCCATCCGCGCCGGCTTCGGCCGCCCGCAGCAGGTCGAGATGAAGGGGCCGGTCGACCTTGTGACGGAGACCGACCGCGCTGCCGAGGCGGTGATGGTGGCGCTGCTCGAGCGCGAGCGGCCGCAGGATGGCATCCATGCCGAGGAGGGTACGCAGCGCGATGGCCGTGCGGGTGACCGCACCTGGGTCGTCGACCCGATTGACGGGACGACCAACTTTGCGCACGCGGTTCCGCACTGCTGTAGCACGCTGGCGCTGCTGGAGGGCGGTGAAGTCACCGCCGGCGCAATTGCGAATCCCTTCACCGACGAGCTTTGCATTGCTGCTCGCGGGGAGGGCGCCTGGCTCGAGTCGGGCGGCAAGCGACGCCGGCTGGCGGTAACAGCGAACGCGGAATTCGTGAACGGGCTCTTTGCGACCGGCTTTCCCTACGACCGTGACGGAGCCGATTACCGGCTGGTTAGCTCGGTGTGGGACAAGCTCTGCCGCGTTTCCCGTGCAACGCGACGTACCGGCTCCGCCGCGCTCGATATCGCCTACGTTGGTGCGGGCAGGTATGACGGCTACGTAGTATCGGGCGCGAAAGTGTGGGACATCGCGGCCGGAATCATACTAGTCACGGAGGCGGGCGGCCGCGTCAGCGACCTGACGGGCGAGCCGTGGACGCCCGACAGCGTGGGGTGCGTCGCGAGCAATGGCGTGCTGCACGACGCGCTGCTGGCGCTGGTTTCGGAATAG